Proteins encoded within one genomic window of Leptolyngbya sp. SIO1E4:
- a CDS encoding ShlB/FhaC/HecB family hemolysin secretion/activation protein has product MVYSWRTYWISAWLALSTGSLASAAHATPLDAHPDSLSEPSTIDSLAEVTAVSEAATNRPQSTSAADLETAQAPAIAYLLPQTVPDKAFVRTPVAPEAATISITSSAVPLTADALADPWATKTSRVTLNVTLDGLPSAPDNDGGIYLAQQGVPPIDQAPPIDDLQRIPEAPEPEAEPLPTLPSPEELLGPEFPSPENELDVPFDEDTFTVGRFEVLGSTVFSDEELAEVTAPFTGRPLTFDEVLEVEAAITQLYIDEGYITSGAIVPLQTFQDGGVAEIQVIEGSLEDIQITGTRRLHPGYVSSRIGVGASAPLNIDRLLERLQLLQLDPLIDTISADLQAGTRPGLNLLVVSVDEANSFDISYRFDNNRSPAVGTARHQFRLTEGNLSGLGDRLSIGYTLTEGSDGVDLDYTLPLNPYNGTLRFVANFSGNNVVEEPFDVLEIGSDSDLFELTLRQPLLETPTQEFTLGLSASHQRSQTSVGLDDIGPFPLSEGADDEGRTRVSALRFFQEWTLRNSEQVIALRSQFSLGLDWLDATVNEAGPDSRFFAWQGQGQWARSLGPDSLLLVRGGVQFTPDSLLTLERFGLGGQATVRGYRQDQLLTDNGILAAAEVRLPIWREPENNILLRLAPFIDVGYGWNNGGDTPDPDMLLGIGTGLILDIDDGLTARFDWGIPLISVDADRDTLQERGLYFSLGLSFLTQ; this is encoded by the coding sequence ATGGTTTATTCTTGGCGTACTTATTGGATTTCGGCCTGGTTAGCCCTTTCAACAGGTAGCCTCGCAAGTGCAGCCCATGCCACCCCCCTAGATGCGCATCCAGATTCTCTTTCCGAGCCATCAACGATTGACAGCCTGGCAGAGGTCACCGCCGTCTCAGAGGCTGCGACTAACCGCCCACAGTCTACGAGTGCGGCTGATTTAGAAACCGCTCAAGCCCCCGCGATCGCCTATCTGCTGCCCCAAACGGTTCCTGACAAGGCTTTTGTAAGAACCCCCGTTGCGCCAGAGGCCGCCACGATCTCTATCACCTCGAGTGCAGTTCCGTTAACCGCAGACGCATTGGCCGATCCATGGGCAACCAAAACCTCCCGCGTTACCCTCAATGTCACCCTAGACGGGCTACCCTCTGCCCCAGACAACGACGGCGGTATCTACCTGGCTCAGCAGGGAGTGCCCCCTATCGATCAAGCCCCTCCCATTGATGACCTGCAACGAATTCCCGAAGCACCCGAACCAGAGGCCGAACCCCTGCCGACACTCCCTTCTCCCGAAGAGCTGCTCGGCCCAGAGTTTCCCTCCCCAGAGAATGAACTGGATGTTCCTTTCGACGAAGACACCTTCACCGTTGGGCGCTTTGAAGTCTTGGGGAGCACTGTCTTTTCAGACGAAGAATTGGCCGAAGTCACCGCCCCCTTTACGGGGCGTCCCTTAACCTTTGACGAAGTTCTGGAGGTGGAAGCGGCGATTACCCAACTCTATATAGACGAGGGCTATATCACCTCTGGGGCGATTGTCCCCCTTCAAACGTTTCAAGATGGGGGAGTTGCTGAGATTCAAGTGATTGAAGGCAGTCTTGAAGATATCCAGATTACGGGGACTCGACGGTTGCACCCGGGCTATGTAAGCAGTCGTATTGGAGTAGGAGCATCCGCTCCTTTGAATATCGATCGCCTCCTGGAACGTCTCCAACTGCTGCAACTCGATCCGCTCATTGACACCATCTCCGCTGATTTACAGGCCGGTACTCGACCCGGCTTAAATCTATTAGTCGTGTCAGTTGATGAGGCCAATAGCTTCGATATCAGCTACCGTTTCGACAACAACCGTTCTCCCGCGGTGGGCACTGCCCGTCATCAATTCCGGCTCACAGAAGGCAACCTGTCGGGATTGGGCGATCGCCTCAGCATTGGATACACCCTCACAGAGGGAAGCGACGGCGTTGACCTTGACTATACGCTGCCGCTGAATCCTTACAATGGCACTTTGAGGTTTGTGGCGAACTTCAGCGGCAATAACGTGGTTGAAGAGCCCTTCGATGTCTTGGAAATTGGTTCGGACTCGGACTTATTTGAACTCACGTTGCGGCAGCCTCTATTAGAAACCCCTACTCAAGAATTTACGTTGGGGCTATCGGCCTCTCACCAGAGGAGTCAAACATCAGTCGGGCTTGATGATATTGGTCCCTTTCCGCTGTCTGAAGGGGCCGATGATGAGGGGCGCACCAGGGTTTCAGCACTGCGCTTTTTTCAGGAATGGACGCTGCGGAACAGTGAGCAGGTTATTGCCTTGCGATCGCAGTTTAGTTTGGGCCTCGATTGGTTGGATGCCACGGTCAATGAAGCCGGACCCGATAGCCGCTTCTTTGCCTGGCAAGGGCAGGGACAATGGGCCCGATCGCTAGGCCCCGATTCATTGCTGTTGGTTAGAGGAGGGGTTCAATTCACTCCGGATTCACTGCTGACGCTGGAGCGGTTTGGCTTGGGCGGTCAAGCCACTGTGCGCGGCTATCGTCAGGATCAGCTGTTGACAGACAACGGGATCTTGGCAGCTGCGGAAGTGCGCTTGCCAATATGGCGCGAACCTGAGAACAATATCCTATTACGATTGGCCCCTTTTATCGACGTTGGCTACGGGTGGAATAACGGGGGTGATACCCCAGACCCTGATATGCTGCTGGGCATTGGGACGGGGCTGATACTCGACATCGATGATGGCCTGACGGCTCGGTTCGATTGGGGCATCCCGCTGATTTCAGTCGATGCAGATCGAGATACCCTCCAAGAACGGGGCCTCTACTTCTCGCTAGGGCTATCGTTTTTGACTCAGTAG
- a CDS encoding ATP-binding protein codes for MPSIKASKTGLTQIRQAIAQKGWKIGSDKWLVEASKILEPDGMWYPEGPYAYGCSSQTWERFLQGTAIRDRSFMAFCQALAINPQEIAELSNRLQQDWGEAPEATTFYGREQELKTLENWIFEERCRLISIAGLAGIGKTRLVRGALDKTALSSQLANRVQADFEYLIWRRLDALLPNALLTKLLTFIPNHQATPLPETTEGLVTQLLQYLRQHRCLLILDNAESILQGGDRAGCYRAGYEGYEELFRRLGETAHQSCVLLMSREKLRDIEEMEGLQPVRSLNLGGLDQAAVQTVFQTIGRAHSSAFYGSVQDWDTLVSVYGGNPSLLESVAGHLLRRFDGSLPGFLEQGLMVFGKIRNLLDWHFTRLSDRQKEIMYQFAIHQKPTSIASLRESMRSPFAQKRVPEILDNLERQIPLAKIGNRFTVQPILIEYVSDRLAALEEAEPPRIPQSLLVSCVSHSDEVLALDP; via the coding sequence ATGCCGTCTATCAAGGCTTCTAAAACAGGCTTAACTCAGATTAGACAAGCTATTGCTCAAAAGGGATGGAAAATTGGCAGTGATAAATGGCTGGTAGAAGCCAGCAAAATTCTTGAGCCTGACGGCATGTGGTATCCCGAAGGGCCTTACGCCTACGGCTGTAGTTCACAAACGTGGGAACGCTTTTTACAGGGCACTGCGATTCGCGATCGCAGCTTCATGGCGTTTTGTCAGGCACTGGCGATCAATCCTCAAGAGATTGCTGAACTCTCTAATCGCCTCCAACAAGATTGGGGTGAAGCACCAGAGGCCACCACCTTTTATGGGCGAGAGCAGGAACTCAAAACGCTGGAAAACTGGATATTTGAAGAGCGGTGCCGTCTGATTAGCATCGCCGGACTGGCAGGCATCGGCAAAACTCGTCTGGTTAGGGGTGCTCTGGATAAAACAGCGCTGTCATCGCAGTTGGCCAACCGCGTTCAAGCAGATTTTGAGTATCTAATCTGGCGACGGCTAGATGCCCTGTTGCCTAATGCCTTATTGACCAAACTGCTCACCTTCATCCCCAACCATCAGGCGACCCCTTTACCGGAAACCACTGAAGGGTTAGTGACCCAGCTTTTGCAGTATCTGAGGCAACACCGATGTTTGTTGATTTTAGATAACGCCGAGTCGATTTTGCAGGGTGGCGATCGCGCGGGCTGCTATCGGGCGGGCTATGAGGGCTATGAGGAGCTCTTTCGACGGTTAGGGGAAACGGCTCATCAAAGCTGCGTGCTGCTAATGAGCCGGGAGAAGCTTAGAGACATTGAAGAAATGGAAGGGCTGCAGCCAGTGCGATCGCTGAATTTAGGAGGTCTCGATCAAGCGGCTGTGCAAACCGTTTTTCAAACGATTGGTCGGGCTCACAGCTCAGCTTTTTATGGCTCGGTTCAAGACTGGGATACTCTGGTTTCTGTCTACGGCGGCAACCCCTCGCTGCTGGAATCAGTGGCTGGGCATTTACTCAGACGATTTGATGGCAGCTTACCTGGCTTCTTAGAACAGGGTTTGATGGTGTTTGGCAAAATCCGCAACTTACTAGATTGGCACTTTACCCGCCTATCCGATAGGCAGAAAGAAATTATGTACCAGTTTGCCATTCACCAAAAGCCGACCTCAATCGCCAGCTTAAGAGAAAGCATGCGCTCACCCTTCGCTCAAAAAAGAGTTCCAGAGATTCTAGACAATTTAGAACGACAGATACCGCTGGCAAAAATTGGGAATCGCTTTACAGTACAGCCCATTTTGATAGAGTACGTAAGCGATCGCCTGGCCGCACTTGAAGAGGCCGAGCCCCCTCGCATCCCTCAGAGCCTTCTTGTTTCCTGCGTTTCTCACTCTGATGAAGTACTCGCCCTAGACCCCTAG
- a CDS encoding CHAT domain-containing protein translates to MLQSCCARLPQWLKFFSCVLLGAALTTGLAWSYPPGFAPFLGQYSLSPPPAIASSADSLLEQGRQDYNAERFTDAIAAWSQAEDLLRSHNNSLQQALALSYLTAAHQQLGQWDVAHDNIHESLDLLPPAATSSLEQQVTAQVHNTLGSLQFAQGHTQDALVTWQYAANLYDQIGDESRYLNNLINQVRAQQTLGYYQRARDTLATLEQRLPEQDLSLQIRGYQRLGQTYRLIGDFKSSKERLETARELMQHQATDAGPVLLELGNTEQAEGKLGDALESYQAAAEQSSSDDIRLKARLNALRVLVQIDPAAARREIATLADDITAMEPGRSQIYAYINASQSLLQLGSAAEIETAARLLAQAIQQSMALPDSRAEAYARGYLGQLYETTQQWSEAQALTEEALTIAQAINAADITYQWQWQRGRLLKQQGEREAALQAYRQAYSTLQTLRQDLVATNQDLQFSFRDSVEPVYRELVDLLLQPDETSRDDTSQMSQGLKDNASSTLMAQDQRRQSQLQEAREIIESLQVAELDNFFRTACLEAQQVALEEVEQTTAAIIYPIILPDRLEMIVSLPGQPLQQYTSMVSQADLEDTLVEWRLNLEKPFTTPEGEQDGEKLYNWLIQPMQAVLTDADIQTLTFVLDGALRNAPMAALYDGEQYLIQQYAVALSPGLQLLGPRSLQETNLTALLGGLTQAREEFSALINVEDELQNAYDLLSGRLLLDQEFTTQNLTQQVTESDRPIVHLATHGQFSSDAESTFILAWDRRIPVKELGALLRAGDLNRLNPIELLVLSACETAEGDKRAALGLAGVALESGTRSTLASLWNLGDESGSVFIEHFYKALTDPQTTKAEALRQAQLEFLEGGGNYRHPTYWSAYVLVGNWL, encoded by the coding sequence ATGCTGCAGTCTTGTTGTGCTCGGTTGCCTCAATGGCTCAAATTTTTTAGTTGTGTACTTTTAGGTGCTGCCTTAACCACAGGATTGGCTTGGAGCTACCCTCCGGGCTTCGCTCCCTTTTTAGGGCAGTACAGCCTATCCCCCCCGCCTGCGATCGCCAGTTCGGCAGACAGTCTTCTAGAGCAAGGCCGACAAGATTACAACGCCGAGCGCTTTACCGATGCGATCGCAGCCTGGTCTCAAGCGGAAGATCTGCTGCGATCGCACAATAATTCACTACAGCAGGCCCTGGCGCTTAGCTATCTCACAGCCGCTCACCAGCAACTGGGGCAATGGGATGTGGCTCACGACAATATTCATGAAAGCTTAGACCTGCTACCGCCAGCGGCCACTTCGTCTCTAGAGCAGCAGGTGACCGCTCAGGTTCACAATACCCTGGGTAGTTTGCAATTTGCACAAGGGCATACCCAAGACGCCCTCGTCACTTGGCAGTACGCCGCCAATCTCTACGATCAGATCGGCGATGAATCCCGCTATCTCAACAACCTCATCAATCAAGTACGGGCCCAGCAAACCCTGGGCTATTATCAGCGAGCCCGCGATACGTTAGCGACCCTAGAGCAGCGCTTACCCGAGCAGGATTTGTCGCTGCAAATACGCGGCTACCAGCGGTTGGGGCAAACCTATCGGCTGATTGGCGATTTCAAAAGCTCTAAGGAACGTTTGGAAACAGCGCGTGAACTGATGCAACACCAGGCTACCGATGCTGGTCCGGTATTGCTGGAGTTGGGCAACACTGAACAGGCCGAAGGTAAGCTAGGCGACGCCCTTGAGTCTTATCAGGCAGCAGCCGAACAATCTAGCAGCGATGATATCCGACTCAAGGCTCGCCTCAACGCGCTCAGGGTGCTGGTTCAAATTGATCCGGCAGCGGCTCGGCGGGAGATAGCGACGCTAGCCGATGATATTACTGCGATGGAACCCGGGCGCAGTCAAATATATGCTTACATCAATGCATCCCAGAGCCTGCTCCAACTGGGCTCTGCGGCTGAAATAGAAACCGCTGCCCGGTTGCTGGCCCAAGCGATTCAACAAAGCATGGCCCTGCCAGATAGCCGTGCCGAAGCTTATGCGCGGGGCTATTTAGGGCAACTGTATGAAACAACGCAGCAGTGGTCTGAGGCTCAAGCATTGACCGAAGAAGCCCTAACAATTGCCCAAGCAATCAACGCGGCTGACATTACTTACCAGTGGCAGTGGCAGCGAGGTCGCCTCCTGAAGCAGCAGGGTGAACGGGAAGCAGCGCTGCAAGCCTATCGGCAGGCATACTCCACTCTGCAAACGCTCAGACAAGACTTGGTGGCAACCAATCAGGATTTACAATTTTCCTTCCGAGATAGCGTTGAACCTGTTTATCGAGAACTGGTCGACCTATTGCTACAGCCTGATGAGACGAGCCGGGATGATACCAGCCAGATGAGCCAGGGACTCAAAGACAACGCTAGTTCAACACTGATGGCTCAAGATCAGCGTCGCCAGTCGCAGCTTCAAGAAGCCAGAGAGATCATTGAGTCTCTACAGGTGGCAGAGCTTGACAATTTCTTCAGAACCGCTTGCCTGGAAGCGCAACAGGTGGCCCTGGAAGAGGTCGAACAAACGACGGCAGCGATCATTTATCCCATCATTTTGCCTGACCGTCTGGAGATGATTGTCAGTTTACCGGGTCAGCCTTTGCAGCAATATACCTCTATGGTTTCTCAAGCGGACCTGGAAGACACCCTGGTCGAATGGCGACTCAATTTAGAAAAACCATTTACGACACCGGAAGGAGAACAGGACGGCGAAAAGCTCTACAACTGGTTGATTCAGCCGATGCAGGCCGTGCTCACAGACGCCGACATCCAGACGCTCACGTTTGTGCTGGATGGGGCTCTCCGGAATGCGCCCATGGCGGCGCTCTATGATGGCGAGCAATACCTAATTCAGCAGTATGCGGTAGCCCTATCGCCTGGGTTGCAGTTGCTGGGGCCACGGTCACTACAAGAGACTAACTTGACGGCCCTCCTCGGCGGTTTAACCCAAGCTCGGGAGGAGTTTAGTGCCCTGATCAATGTTGAAGATGAACTGCAAAATGCCTACGACCTGCTGAGTGGTCGCCTATTGCTCGATCAAGAATTTACCACTCAGAATCTCACTCAACAGGTCACTGAGTCTGATCGTCCGATTGTGCATTTGGCGACTCACGGTCAATTTAGCTCTGATGCCGAAAGTACCTTTATCTTGGCCTGGGATCGCCGCATCCCCGTTAAAGAACTCGGGGCTCTTCTCAGGGCTGGCGATTTAAACAGGCTCAACCCGATCGAACTCCTTGTACTGAGTGCCTGTGAAACAGCCGAGGGGGATAAACGCGCTGCCCTGGGGCTAGCAGGCGTGGCGCTAGAGTCAGGTACCCGCAGCACCTTGGCCTCTTTGTGGAACTTAGGGGATGAGTCAGGATCTGTATTCATCGAACACTTTTATAAAGCTCTGACGGATCCCCAGACGACCAAAGCCGAGGCTCTCCGACAGGCACAGCTCGAATTCTTAGAAGGCGGCGGCAATTATCGCCACCCAACTTATTGGTCTGCCTACGTCTTGGTGGGCAACTGGCTGTAA
- a CDS encoding filamentous hemagglutinin N-terminal domain-containing protein, whose protein sequence is MHDQTECWVRVGWVAVLGTAIASSPVAVQAQITPDNTLGAEASAVGNGAVNGNPVQLIEGGAARGSNLFHSFSEFNVGTGEAVYFGNPVGIENILSRVTGGDISNIDGLLGVDGGANLFLLNPNGILFGPDAQLDIAGAFTASAGERFAFADGNEFSATSPQAGGLLTVSVPLGVQLNDAAQGDIVNQGALEVNGGQSLTLFGNRVENRGGRLVARGGGDIVLVTPQAAGSEVLVDGGTTSTSVLIGSTLDGGDVLVTTHDLTVQNDGSIAASTFGQGNAGQVQIVASGNVIVEDDSSFIGSQVGPDAVGDSGGVVITTTNLSVLNDAEVSASTFGQGNSGQVQIVASENVIVEGEGLAISSQVGPDAVGDSGGVNITTTNFSVLNAAQQVDASTFGQGNSGLVEIVASGNVIVEGEGLAISSQVGLGAVGDSGGVSITTTTLSVLDGAIVSASTFGQGDSGQVQIEAIGDVIVEGERSLIHSQVGPDAVGNSGGISITTANLYVLDGAQISPSTGGQGDSGQVQIEAIGDVIVEGDSSGIGSEVNPLARGDSGGVSITTANLSVLNGAVVSAGTLGQGNAGQVQIAATGDVVVGGSFIASQVGSDAVGDSGGVDITTTNLSVLDDAAVTASTEGQGNSGPVQIAATGDIVVEGQHSGINSLVFEGAMGDSGGIDITTTNLSVLDDAAVTASTGGQGNSGPVQIAATGDIVVKGERSVLASIVGPEAVGDSGGVSITTATLSVLDDAAVTASTFGEGDAGPMRIGADEITLSSSNSEITAETFSSGDGGGLQLVALEDALTVSGPGGLGVGTSSTGTAGNIEVTAERFTLTDGVILSAGTAGPSIGGNITVTADETTLRNGSRMTVSSSGTEPGGNLTLTGKQLTLEDGSLITAETASTDGGNLTFTLDDYLLLRDGSTISTDAGTDTAGGNGGNITLNLADGFIVAVPEEDSDITANAFAGDGGNVTVIARSLLGIAFRPQETPLSDITASSQFGNSGTVSITELSPDVVQAESELPVETAPPPLAAGCRAPGAQSGSFVITGRGGLPTNPIDVLEADSIWQDLAPLTETDEADASSTLPAAEPEVAAPNEPLVQAQGWTRNADGTVTLLAHRSETPAPFELPNGCDLHPTEVAL, encoded by the coding sequence ATGCACGATCAGACGGAATGCTGGGTGCGCGTTGGCTGGGTGGCTGTACTCGGGACGGCGATCGCCTCTAGCCCGGTTGCGGTACAAGCACAAATTACCCCAGACAACACTTTGGGCGCTGAGGCTTCGGCGGTGGGCAATGGTGCGGTGAATGGGAACCCGGTGCAGCTCATTGAGGGTGGCGCGGCGCGGGGCAGCAATCTGTTCCACAGCTTTAGTGAGTTCAATGTCGGCACGGGCGAGGCGGTGTACTTTGGTAACCCAGTGGGGATTGAGAATATCCTCAGCCGGGTGACGGGGGGCGATATCTCCAATATCGATGGGCTTCTGGGCGTTGATGGCGGCGCTAATCTGTTTCTGCTGAATCCTAACGGCATCCTGTTTGGCCCCGATGCCCAGCTCGATATTGCGGGGGCGTTTACGGCCAGTGCTGGGGAACGTTTTGCGTTTGCGGATGGTAATGAGTTTAGCGCCACCTCCCCCCAAGCAGGAGGGTTGCTCACGGTGAGTGTGCCGTTGGGCGTTCAGCTCAATGATGCAGCTCAGGGGGATATCGTCAACCAAGGAGCGTTAGAGGTCAATGGTGGGCAAAGCCTGACGCTGTTTGGCAACAGGGTGGAGAACCGTGGTGGAAGATTGGTGGCGCGGGGCGGTGGCGATATTGTTCTGGTCACACCTCAGGCAGCGGGCAGTGAGGTATTAGTAGATGGTGGAACGACAAGTACAAGCGTTCTGATTGGCTCCACTTTGGATGGCGGTGATGTTCTGGTTACGACCCATGACCTCACCGTCCAAAATGATGGATCCATAGCGGCTAGTACCTTTGGTCAAGGCAATGCAGGGCAGGTGCAGATTGTAGCCTCAGGCAATGTCATTGTCGAGGACGATAGCTCCTTCATTGGCAGCCAAGTGGGGCCTGATGCCGTGGGCGATAGTGGCGGGGTCGTGATCACCACCACCAACCTCTCTGTTCTTAATGATGCTGAAGTGTCTGCCAGTACCTTTGGTCAAGGTAATTCCGGCCAAGTGCAGATTGTAGCCTCAGAAAATGTCATTGTCGAGGGTGAGGGTCTCGCCATTAGCAGCCAAGTGGGGCCTGATGCCGTGGGCGATAGCGGCGGGGTCAATATCACCACTACCAACTTCTCGGTGCTCAATGCTGCCCAACAAGTCGATGCCAGTACCTTTGGTCAAGGCAATTCTGGGCTAGTCGAGATTGTAGCCTCAGGCAATGTCATTGTCGAGGGCGAGGGCCTCGCCATTAGTAGCCAAGTGGGACTAGGGGCTGTGGGCGATAGCGGCGGAGTATCAATCACCACCACCACCCTCTCCGTTCTCGATGGTGCCATCGTCAGTGCCAGCACCTTTGGTCAAGGCGATTCTGGTCAGGTGCAGATTGAGGCGATAGGCGATGTCATCGTCGAGGGCGAGCGCTCCTTGATTCACAGCCAAGTGGGTCCTGACGCCGTGGGCAATAGCGGTGGGATATCAATTACTACTGCCAACCTCTACGTTCTCGATGGTGCCCAAATCAGTCCTAGTACCGGGGGTCAAGGCGATTCTGGTCAGGTGCAGATTGAGGCGATAGGCGATGTCATCGTTGAGGGCGATAGCTCCGGCATTGGCAGCGAAGTGAATCCATTGGCCAGGGGTGATAGCGGCGGGGTATCAATCACCACTGCCAACCTCTCAGTGCTCAATGGAGCTGTGGTCAGTGCCGGTACCTTGGGTCAAGGCAATGCAGGGCAGGTACAGATTGCCGCCACAGGGGATGTCGTCGTCGGAGGCTCTTTCATTGCCAGCCAAGTGGGTTCTGACGCCGTGGGTGATAGCGGCGGAGTCGATATAACCACTACCAACCTCTCCGTTCTTGATGATGCTGCAGTGACTGCCAGTACCGAGGGACAGGGCAATTCCGGCCCGGTACAGATTGCCGCCACAGGCGATATCGTCGTCGAGGGCCAGCACTCCGGCATTAATAGCCTAGTATTCGAAGGGGCCATGGGCGACAGCGGCGGGATCGATATAACCACCACCAACCTCTCAGTGCTCGATGATGCCGCAGTGACTGCTAGTACCGGAGGACAGGGCAATTCCGGCCCGGTGCAGATTGCCGCCACAGGCGATATCGTCGTCAAGGGCGAGCGCTCTGTCCTTGCCAGCATAGTGGGGCCAGAGGCCGTGGGCGATAGCGGCGGGGTATCAATCACCACCGCCACCCTCTCCGTTCTTGATGATGCTGCAGTCACTGCTAGCACCTTCGGGGAAGGCGATGCAGGCCCCATGCGCATTGGGGCAGACGAGATTACGCTTTCTAGCAGCAACAGTGAGATCACCGCTGAGACTTTCAGCAGTGGCGATGGGGGCGGTCTGCAGTTGGTTGCCCTTGAGGATGCCCTCACCGTCAGCGGTCCCGGTGGGCTTGGAGTAGGAACCAGCAGCACCGGAACCGCTGGAAACATTGAGGTCACCGCTGAGCGCTTTACCCTCACCGATGGCGTCATCCTCTCCGCCGGAACCGCTGGCCCAAGCATTGGGGGCAACATCACTGTCACCGCTGATGAAACTACCCTGCGCAACGGTAGCCGAATGACCGTCAGCTCTAGCGGAACCGAGCCGGGTGGCAACCTCACGCTGACGGGTAAGCAGCTGACGCTTGAGGATGGGAGTCTCATCACGGCTGAGACTGCCAGCACCGATGGCGGTAACCTCACCTTCACCCTGGACGACTATCTGCTGCTGCGCGATGGCAGTACGATTTCGACTGATGCCGGCACCGATACGGCGGGGGGCAATGGTGGCAACATCACCCTGAATCTGGCCGATGGCTTTATTGTGGCGGTTCCGGAGGAAGATAGCGACATCACCGCCAATGCCTTTGCAGGGGATGGGGGCAATGTCACTGTCATCGCCCGGAGTCTCTTGGGCATCGCCTTCCGCCCGCAGGAAACCCCCCTCAGCGACATCACCGCCAGTTCCCAATTCGGCAACAGCGGCACGGTCAGCATCACTGAACTCAGCCCCGATGTGGTTCAAGCAGAGTCGGAGCTGCCGGTGGAGACGGCGCCGCCGCCCTTAGCTGCTGGGTGCCGTGCCCCCGGTGCCCAGAGCGGTAGCTTTGTCATCACGGGACGGGGGGGGCTGCCCACCAACCCCATCGATGTCCTGGAAGCCGATAGCATTTGGCAAGACTTAGCCCCATTGACGGAAACCGACGAGGCAGACGCGTCTTCAACCCTCCCTGCAGCGGAGCCCGAGGTTGCGGCTCCAAATGAGCCCCTTGTTCAGGCTCAGGGCTGGACGCGCAATGCCGACGGCACCGTGACGTTGCTGGCCCACCGTTCAGAGACACCGGCGCCTTTTGAGCTGCCAAACGGCTGCGACCTGCACCCTACGGAGGTAGCCCTCTAA